From Denitrovibrio acetiphilus DSM 12809, the proteins below share one genomic window:
- a CDS encoding metallophosphoesterase: MFFFIASLIMLFMAVFSARILFNKKRYLIYGLLMFVAMYLAVAARILIAKSGFNHLLTTLSWIGYFTVGVVSILFCASVIQVAVNIFGYVVSKSSSRFSPARRHFLSKTMGSAMSLAVVPVSGYGFYRAVGDPVIKTIEIKKNGLNAAIDGFKIVQLTDIHVGPTIGAGKVRRIVEMTNTLSPDIVVITGDLVDGAAKYIADYITPLNNLQSKYGTYFVTGNHEYYSGASAWLRKIRELGIKVLDNSNEIIPHNGANLLLAGIPDIHADRFGYERYDPAKAKQTESPYDFSVILSHRPEIAREVAEHGYDLQLSGHTHGGQYFPWTYVIYLFHEFVKGLYEINNMSLYVSKGTAYWGPPLRIGAEPEITEIVLRHS, from the coding sequence ATGTTTTTTTTCATTGCATCCCTGATAATGCTTTTTATGGCTGTTTTTAGCGCAAGGATTCTTTTTAACAAAAAAAGATATCTAATCTATGGACTGCTGATGTTTGTGGCTATGTATCTCGCTGTCGCAGCGCGAATACTCATTGCTAAGTCAGGTTTTAACCATTTACTGACAACGCTTTCATGGATTGGCTATTTTACTGTGGGGGTAGTCAGCATTCTTTTTTGTGCTTCGGTCATACAAGTTGCGGTGAATATTTTTGGATATGTAGTTTCAAAATCATCCTCAAGGTTTTCACCTGCGAGAAGGCATTTTTTGTCAAAAACTATGGGGTCTGCCATGAGCCTTGCTGTCGTACCTGTCAGCGGATACGGCTTTTACAGAGCTGTGGGGGATCCTGTAATTAAAACAATCGAAATAAAAAAGAACGGGCTGAATGCAGCCATAGATGGTTTCAAAATTGTACAGCTTACAGACATACATGTTGGACCGACCATAGGCGCTGGAAAGGTCAGAAGGATTGTCGAAATGACAAATACTCTTAGTCCGGATATTGTTGTCATCACAGGAGATCTTGTGGATGGGGCTGCCAAGTATATTGCTGATTACATTACCCCTCTGAACAACCTACAATCGAAATACGGCACATACTTTGTGACAGGAAACCACGAATATTACTCAGGGGCATCTGCATGGCTTAGAAAAATACGAGAACTAGGCATAAAAGTATTAGACAACAGTAATGAGATCATTCCACACAATGGCGCCAATCTTCTTTTAGCCGGGATACCCGATATCCACGCCGACCGGTTTGGCTATGAACGCTACGATCCCGCAAAGGCCAAGCAGACAGAATCTCCTTATGACTTCTCTGTCATCCTTTCTCATAGACCTGAAATAGCGAGAGAGGTTGCGGAGCACGGATACGACCTTCAGCTTTCCGGTCATACTCACGGCGGACAGTATTTTCCATGGACATATGTTATCTATCTATTTCATGAATTCGTCAAAGGTCTTTATGAGATTAATAATATGAGCCTTTATGTCAGCAAAGGTACTGCGTACTGGGGGCCGCCTCTAAGGATAGGGGCTGAACCAGAAATCACAGAGATAGTTCTCAGGCATTCATGA
- a CDS encoding cytochrome-c peroxidase has protein sequence MNTATKVFSFSKIMLTATIMAVCTMTAFASDALMTEAQGIFKPIPAYPPEIEGNPATADKLELGKMLFFEPRISKSGFISCNSCHNVGMGGMDYQPTSTGHGWKQGPRNAPTVLNSVYNVAQFWDGRAKDLAEQAKGPIQAGVEMNNTPENVVKTLKSMPEYVELFKSSFPGEKDPVTFDNMAKAIEVFEAALITPDSRFDKFLNGNSAALSNTEKEGLKLFIDNGCASCHGGINMGGDDYYAMGVVNMPGKDIMAGDKGRFSVTHAKDDEFMFKSPSLRNIEITPPYFHSGAVWGLQEAVAVMNDSQIGADLSDKDIEKITAFLLTATGVQPKVEYPILPAPTDGTLKPSLK, from the coding sequence ATGAACACAGCAACCAAAGTTTTTTCTTTCAGCAAGATTATGCTCACAGCTACTATAATGGCTGTCTGCACAATGACCGCATTTGCGTCCGATGCTCTTATGACAGAAGCTCAGGGAATTTTCAAACCTATCCCTGCCTATCCACCTGAAATAGAGGGCAACCCTGCGACAGCAGACAAACTCGAGCTTGGGAAAATGCTCTTTTTCGAGCCAAGAATCTCTAAAAGCGGATTCATAAGCTGTAACTCATGTCACAACGTTGGTATGGGCGGCATGGATTATCAACCAACCTCTACTGGTCACGGCTGGAAACAGGGACCAAGAAATGCTCCTACTGTTCTTAACTCCGTTTACAACGTAGCCCAGTTCTGGGATGGACGCGCTAAAGACCTGGCTGAACAAGCTAAAGGTCCTATTCAGGCTGGTGTTGAAATGAATAACACACCTGAAAACGTTGTAAAAACTCTTAAAAGTATGCCTGAGTACGTAGAGCTTTTCAAAAGTTCTTTCCCTGGTGAAAAAGATCCGGTGACTTTTGACAACATGGCAAAAGCAATTGAAGTTTTTGAGGCTGCTCTTATCACTCCTGACTCTAGGTTTGATAAATTCCTTAACGGTAACTCTGCTGCTCTTAGCAATACAGAAAAAGAAGGTCTTAAACTTTTCATCGACAACGGATGCGCATCATGTCACGGCGGCATAAACATGGGCGGCGATGACTACTATGCTATGGGCGTGGTAAATATGCCTGGGAAAGATATCATGGCTGGCGACAAGGGACGTTTCTCTGTAACACATGCAAAAGATGATGAATTTATGTTCAAATCACCATCTCTCAGAAATATTGAAATAACTCCTCCTTACTTTCACTCTGGTGCAGTATGGGGTCTTCAGGAGGCAGTCGCAGTAATGAATGACTCACAGATCGGTGCTGACCTTTCCGATAAAGATATCGAGAAAATCACTGCATTTCTTCTGACAGCAACAGGTGTTCAGCCTAAGGTTGAGTACCCGATACTCCCTGCTCCAACAGATGGTACACTGAAACCATCTCTGAAGTGA
- a CDS encoding lipoprotein, which translates to MKLRLVTIFMLAASIMLAGCQSKSEEAGEKAGKAAKKIEDSVKDGYEKGKDTVKEGIENTKDAAKDFKEGFEEGSK; encoded by the coding sequence ATGAAACTTAGACTTGTCACAATTTTTATGCTGGCAGCTTCAATAATGCTCGCCGGGTGCCAGAGTAAATCTGAAGAAGCTGGTGAAAAAGCCGGTAAAGCAGCAAAAAAGATCGAGGATTCTGTTAAAGACGGATATGAAAAAGGGAAGGATACAGTAAAAGAAGGTATCGAAAATACCAAGGACGCTGCTAAAGATTTTAAAGAAGGTTTTGAAGAAGGAAGTAAATAA